From Actinopolymorpha cephalotaxi, one genomic window encodes:
- a CDS encoding CBS domain-containing protein, which yields MLARDLVEDYPSVHVDDDALDAARLMGEHRLPGLVVTGDGGRPIAVLPASQVVRFVIPGYVQEDPSLARVLDERAADRIVNELAGRKVGDLLPPRTKDLPVLHGDDTVLELAAVMARLRCPLVAIVDDDSVLGVVTASRLLSLSLHSG from the coding sequence ATGCTGGCCCGTGATCTGGTCGAGGACTATCCGTCGGTCCACGTCGACGACGACGCCCTGGACGCCGCCCGGCTGATGGGCGAGCACCGCCTGCCCGGCCTGGTGGTGACCGGCGACGGCGGCCGCCCGATCGCCGTGCTCCCCGCCTCGCAGGTGGTGCGGTTCGTCATCCCGGGGTACGTCCAGGAGGATCCCTCGCTGGCCCGGGTGCTGGACGAGCGGGCGGCCGACCGGATCGTCAACGAACTCGCCGGCCGCAAAGTCGGAGATCTCCTGCCGCCGCGGACCAAGGACCTTCCGGTGCTGCACGGCGACGACACGGTGCTGGAGCTGGCCGCGGTGATGGCCCGGCTGCGCTGCCCGCTGGTCGCCATCGTCGACGACGACAGCGTGCTGGGCGTGGTCACCGCGTCCAGGCTGCTGTCGCTGTCCCTGCACAGCGGATGA
- a CDS encoding ArsB/NhaD family transporter has product MSLWIAVAAFVVAYTLIATERVPRLAAALGGAGVVLALGIVGAHDVFYSAESGIDWNVVFLLLGMMIIVGVLRQTGIFEFLAIWAAKRARGRPYRVLVLLCLLTAVASALLDNVTTVLLIAPVTLLVCQRIGVRPEPFLVAEVLASNIGGTSTLVGDPPNIIIASRAGLSFNDFLVNLAPFIVVLLVVFLGLCRWLFRRAFEADPERVAEVMSLSEREAISDVPLLRRSLVVLAGVLLGFVLHPVLHVEPSIVALLGAGVLVLLSGLSSGAYLEEVEWETLVFFMGLFVMVGALVKVGVIDTIAHWLAEATGGKAALAIGVVLVGSALLSAIVDNIPFVATMAPVVAELTGPHGPLAGQTGLWWALALGADLGGNATAVGASANVVALGIAKRNGFPISFWEFTKYGALVAAISVALALPYLLLRYA; this is encoded by the coding sequence ATGAGCCTGTGGATCGCGGTCGCCGCGTTCGTCGTCGCCTACACCCTGATCGCCACCGAACGCGTTCCCCGGCTGGCCGCCGCCCTCGGCGGAGCCGGTGTCGTACTGGCGCTGGGGATCGTCGGCGCGCACGACGTCTTCTACTCGGCCGAGAGCGGCATCGACTGGAACGTCGTGTTCCTGCTTCTCGGCATGATGATCATCGTCGGGGTGCTCCGCCAGACCGGCATCTTCGAGTTCCTCGCCATCTGGGCGGCCAAACGGGCGCGGGGCCGGCCCTACCGCGTCCTGGTGCTGCTGTGCCTGCTCACCGCGGTGGCCTCGGCGCTGCTGGACAACGTGACGACCGTGCTGCTGATCGCGCCGGTCACGTTGCTGGTGTGCCAGCGGATCGGCGTACGCCCCGAACCCTTCCTGGTCGCGGAGGTGCTCGCCTCCAACATCGGCGGCACCTCGACGCTGGTCGGTGATCCGCCGAACATCATCATCGCCAGCCGCGCCGGCCTGTCGTTCAACGACTTCCTCGTCAACCTGGCGCCGTTCATCGTGGTCCTGCTGGTGGTCTTCCTCGGGCTGTGCAGGTGGCTGTTCCGGCGCGCGTTCGAAGCCGACCCCGAACGCGTGGCCGAGGTGATGTCACTGTCCGAACGCGAGGCGATCAGCGACGTCCCCCTGTTGCGCCGCTCGCTCGTGGTGCTCGCGGGCGTCCTGCTCGGCTTCGTCCTGCACCCCGTCCTGCACGTCGAACCCTCCATCGTCGCGCTGCTCGGCGCCGGGGTGCTGGTCCTGCTCAGCGGACTGTCGTCCGGCGCCTACCTGGAGGAGGTCGAGTGGGAGACGCTGGTCTTCTTCATGGGCCTGTTCGTGATGGTCGGGGCCCTGGTGAAGGTCGGCGTGATCGACACCATCGCGCACTGGCTGGCGGAGGCGACCGGCGGGAAGGCCGCGCTGGCGATCGGCGTCGTGCTGGTCGGGTCGGCGCTGCTGTCGGCGATCGTGGACAACATCCCGTTCGTGGCCACGATGGCGCCGGTGGTCGCCGAGCTCACCGGACCGCACGGCCCGCTCGCCGGGCAGACCGGCCTGTGGTGGGCGCTCGCGCTGGGCGCGGACCTGGGCGGCAACGCCACCGCCGTCGGCGCCAGCGCCAACGTCGTCGCTCTCGGGATCGCCAAACGCAACGGCTTCCCGATCAGTTTCTGGGAGTTCACGAAGTACGGCGCGCTGGTCGCCGCGATCTCGGTCGCGCTGGCGCTGCCGTACCTCCTGCTCCGCTACGCCTGA
- a CDS encoding HAD-IIA family hydrolase, which produces MNATPTPDSRPAAVPDPAAGLESAPAPERCRAVICDLDGTVYLSGRPVPGAVEALARLRADGVRVLFVSNNPLRDPVSYAERLTGLGITATADDILTSGVVMGRWLAEETPGAKVYLLGEDSLRRELTAAGAVLVDSGDQAEVVVASFDRTFRYETWLEAFNALRAGARFVATNPDPTCPVEGGEVPDCGGIIAALEATTGRRVEAVAGKPSPLMLAAALERLGCAPEEVVVVGDRPGTDIELGHRGGVATALVLTGITDRAAAAALRPAPTFVLDSIAELPDALAGPRG; this is translated from the coding sequence ATGAACGCGACCCCTACCCCCGACTCCCGGCCCGCCGCCGTGCCCGACCCGGCGGCCGGCCTCGAGTCCGCCCCGGCACCCGAGCGGTGCCGTGCGGTGATCTGCGACCTGGACGGCACCGTCTACCTGTCCGGCCGACCGGTGCCGGGCGCGGTGGAGGCGCTGGCCCGCCTGCGGGCCGACGGCGTGCGGGTGCTGTTCGTCTCCAACAACCCGCTGCGCGACCCCGTGTCGTACGCCGAACGGCTCACCGGGCTGGGCATCACCGCCACCGCCGACGACATCCTCACCTCCGGTGTGGTGATGGGCCGCTGGCTCGCCGAGGAGACCCCCGGCGCGAAGGTCTACCTGCTCGGCGAGGACAGCCTGCGCCGCGAGCTCACCGCCGCCGGCGCGGTGCTGGTGGACAGCGGCGACCAGGCCGAGGTGGTGGTGGCGTCCTTCGACCGGACGTTCCGGTACGAGACGTGGCTGGAGGCGTTCAACGCGCTGCGGGCCGGGGCGCGGTTCGTGGCCACCAACCCCGACCCGACCTGCCCGGTGGAGGGCGGCGAGGTGCCCGACTGCGGCGGCATCATCGCGGCTCTGGAAGCGACCACCGGACGCCGGGTGGAGGCGGTGGCCGGCAAGCCGTCGCCGCTGATGCTGGCCGCCGCCCTCGAACGCCTCGGCTGCGCGCCGGAGGAGGTCGTGGTGGTCGGCGACCGGCCGGGCACCGACATCGAGCTCGGCCACCGGGGTGGCGTGGCGACCGCTCTGGTGCTCACCGGCATCACCGACCGGGCGGCCGCGGCGGCACTGCGGCCGGCGCCGACGTTCGTCCTGGACAGCATCGCCGAGCTTCCGGACGCGCTGGCCGGCCCCAGAGGCTGA
- a CDS encoding DUF3152 domain-containing protein, with product MVSRKEWRLRRRRRLRRSLTVLASAAVVAVALIAGLRGLAPTNPFDRDASARMLDAADRTSGAGNADDSNGSGDTDGNAASEGVRSALRGAPDRVSRSDGRTTPATARPAPESAPSPVTVAEKGSGVLVAAPGHAGQFGTGRVVRYRVEVEDSLPWRPADVARVVDATLADRRSWAAAGRARFERVSGEKFDLRIVIASPDTTDKLCAPLGTGGELSCRMGDHVAINARRWAGAVPAFGGDVLKYRRYVVNHEVGHALGESHARCPGPGKPAPVMMQQTKSVGACKANAWPLPSEL from the coding sequence ATGGTCAGTCGTAAGGAGTGGCGACTCCGGCGACGCCGACGGCTCCGGCGGTCACTCACCGTGCTCGCCTCGGCCGCGGTGGTCGCGGTCGCCCTGATCGCCGGCCTGCGCGGCCTGGCGCCGACGAACCCGTTCGACCGGGACGCCTCCGCGCGGATGCTCGACGCGGCGGACCGGACCAGCGGCGCCGGCAACGCGGACGACTCGAACGGTTCCGGAGACACCGACGGCAACGCGGCGTCGGAGGGAGTCCGGTCGGCCCTGCGCGGTGCACCGGACCGGGTCTCCCGCAGCGACGGGCGTACCACCCCGGCGACCGCGCGGCCGGCCCCCGAGTCCGCCCCGAGTCCGGTGACCGTCGCCGAGAAGGGGTCGGGGGTGCTGGTTGCGGCGCCGGGACACGCCGGGCAGTTCGGAACCGGCCGGGTCGTGCGCTACCGGGTCGAGGTGGAGGACTCCCTGCCCTGGCGCCCGGCCGACGTCGCCCGCGTCGTCGACGCGACCCTCGCCGACCGGCGCAGCTGGGCCGCGGCGGGCCGGGCGAGGTTCGAACGCGTCTCCGGTGAGAAGTTCGACCTGCGCATCGTGATCGCGTCACCGGACACCACGGACAAGCTCTGCGCGCCGCTGGGCACCGGCGGCGAACTCTCCTGCCGGATGGGCGACCACGTGGCGATCAACGCGCGCCGGTGGGCGGGCGCCGTACCAGCGTTCGGTGGAGACGTCCTGAAGTACCGCCGGTACGTCGTCAACCACGAGGTCGGGCACGCGCTCGGCGAGAGCCACGCCCGCTGCCCGGGGCCCGGCAAGCCGGCGCCGGTGATGATGCAGCAGACCAAGAGCGTCGGCGCCTGCAAGGCCAACGCCTGGCCGCTGCCCTCGGAGTTGTGA
- a CDS encoding helicase-associated domain-containing protein — MPRSTSRPATLPETLRGFDDDALAELLRNRPDLMTPLPSDLAQLASRSTTRSSLARTLDQLDRRALAVLEAFVVLPRPAPEAAVRTLAGLPDARVKETLAQLRGLGLVWGPRDALEVPVALADLLGPYPAGLGPPADLDDLAGDERIAALLAEAGPEARAVAERLAAGPPVGIVTAADRPVTVETARTPVERLRARGLLTAADARSVVLPREVGLHLRGGRLYPAEQLTPPTLEGTTRDPALVDRTAAGTTLEVVRQVEQLLDAWGADPPPVLRAGGLGVRDLRRTAGVLGVPEPSAALLLETAFAAGLVAVGEDDSWLPTPAYDSWLALDTEHRWARLATAWLDSPRVAALVGSRDERDRPRQALSAELERSVAPGIRRLVLAALAEADAGTAPGTETVTAWVRWRRPRRMTAFVEQLVAWTLEEASAWGVTGLGALAGHGRALTSGAATGEEAAAAALGPHLPEPVDHVLLQADLTAVAPGPLRPELARSLAAMADAESHGGATVYRFTESSVRRALDAGRTAAELHELLAHHSATPVPQPLSYLVDDVARRHGHLRAGSATAYLRCDDPALLDAVLADRRTAALGLRRIAPTVVVARQPVRALVDELRALGFSPVPETADGALMLSETRVGRTAETPQRTPVTAGSRTPEPEVLAAAVRAVRAGDRARASRPAGAAVGQLRRTPSGEAVDVLRAALAGGWSVWMGYVDQQGGALDRIVDPVRIDGGWLTAYDHAAGEARTFALHRITGAAPVD, encoded by the coding sequence ATGCCCAGATCCACCTCGCGCCCCGCGACGCTACCCGAGACGTTGCGCGGGTTCGACGACGACGCGCTCGCGGAACTGCTCCGCAACCGCCCCGACCTGATGACGCCGCTGCCGTCCGACCTCGCCCAGCTCGCGTCCCGTTCCACCACCCGCAGCTCGCTGGCCCGCACGCTCGACCAGCTCGACCGGCGGGCCCTCGCGGTGCTCGAGGCGTTCGTCGTACTCCCCCGGCCGGCTCCCGAGGCCGCGGTCCGCACGCTGGCCGGCCTGCCGGACGCCCGTGTCAAGGAGACGTTGGCGCAGCTGCGCGGCCTCGGCCTGGTGTGGGGTCCGAGGGACGCCCTGGAAGTACCCGTCGCGCTGGCGGACCTGCTCGGCCCGTACCCCGCGGGTCTCGGCCCGCCCGCCGACCTCGACGACCTCGCGGGCGACGAGCGGATCGCCGCACTGCTGGCCGAGGCGGGGCCGGAGGCCCGGGCGGTGGCGGAACGACTCGCCGCCGGGCCGCCCGTCGGGATCGTGACCGCCGCCGACCGGCCGGTCACGGTGGAGACCGCGCGTACTCCCGTCGAACGGTTGCGTGCCCGCGGCCTGCTCACCGCGGCGGACGCACGGTCGGTGGTGCTGCCGCGCGAGGTCGGCCTGCACCTGCGCGGTGGCCGGCTCTACCCGGCCGAGCAGCTGACCCCGCCCACGCTGGAGGGCACCACTCGCGACCCCGCGCTGGTCGACCGCACCGCGGCCGGCACCACGCTGGAGGTCGTACGCCAGGTCGAGCAGCTGCTGGACGCGTGGGGTGCGGACCCGCCGCCGGTGCTGCGCGCGGGTGGCCTCGGCGTCCGCGACCTGCGGCGCACCGCCGGCGTTCTCGGCGTACCCGAGCCGAGCGCGGCGCTGTTGCTGGAGACGGCGTTCGCGGCCGGCCTGGTGGCCGTCGGCGAGGACGACTCCTGGCTGCCGACACCGGCGTACGACAGCTGGCTCGCCCTGGACACCGAACACCGCTGGGCACGCCTCGCCACCGCCTGGCTGGACTCCCCCCGCGTGGCCGCACTGGTCGGCAGCCGGGACGAACGCGACCGGCCGCGGCAGGCGCTGTCGGCGGAACTGGAACGCTCCGTCGCCCCCGGCATCCGCCGGCTGGTGCTCGCCGCCCTGGCCGAGGCCGACGCGGGTACGGCGCCGGGCACGGAGACGGTCACCGCGTGGGTGCGCTGGCGGCGGCCCCGGCGGATGACCGCGTTCGTGGAACAGCTCGTCGCCTGGACACTGGAGGAGGCGTCGGCGTGGGGCGTCACCGGGCTCGGCGCGCTGGCCGGCCACGGGCGCGCGCTGACGTCGGGTGCGGCAACCGGTGAGGAGGCGGCCGCCGCCGCGCTCGGCCCGCACCTGCCCGAACCCGTCGACCACGTACTCCTGCAGGCCGACCTCACCGCCGTCGCGCCCGGACCACTGCGCCCAGAGCTCGCCAGGTCGCTGGCCGCGATGGCGGACGCGGAGTCCCACGGCGGCGCCACCGTCTACCGCTTCACCGAGAGTTCCGTACGCCGCGCGCTGGACGCCGGCCGCACCGCCGCCGAGCTGCACGAGCTGCTCGCCCACCATTCCGCGACGCCGGTGCCCCAGCCGCTGTCGTACCTCGTCGACGACGTCGCCCGCCGGCACGGCCACCTGCGGGCGGGGTCCGCGACCGCCTACCTGCGCTGCGACGACCCGGCCCTGCTGGACGCCGTACTCGCCGACCGTCGTACGGCCGCCCTCGGGCTCCGCCGGATCGCACCGACCGTGGTGGTGGCCCGCCAGCCCGTACGCGCCCTGGTCGACGAGCTCCGCGCGCTCGGCTTCTCCCCGGTTCCCGAAACCGCCGACGGTGCGCTGATGCTCAGCGAGACCCGGGTCGGGCGTACGGCGGAAACCCCGCAGCGCACGCCGGTCACGGCGGGCAGCCGTACGCCCGAACCAGAGGTGCTGGCGGCCGCGGTCCGGGCCGTCCGGGCCGGTGACCGGGCGCGCGCGTCCCGGCCGGCGGGCGCGGCTGTCGGACAGTTGCGCCGAACGCCTTCGGGTGAGGCCGTCGACGTTCTCCGGGCCGCGCTGGCAGGTGGCTGGTCGGTGTGGATGGGGTATGTGGACCAGCAGGGGGGTGCCCTGGATCGCATCGTCGATCCGGTACGCATCGACGGTGGCTGGCTGACGGCGTACGACCATGCCGCCGGTGAGGCGCGCACGTTCGCGTTGCACCGCATCACCGGCGCGGCTCCGGTCGACTAG
- a CDS encoding lysylphosphatidylglycerol synthase transmembrane domain-containing protein yields MTTLAPVPVPAATSRAPGTDARPRRDLPAGGVAVADRTQTPVRPSTLVPAPSTAVPSQAAPSTAAPSTAVPERRPGIRFSWQPRQLLLLAAVAVLVSVLAYANRHAIDLGLWRSQLNLWWAGLAVFGMVVTLAGNAWNLMGASPVRLRFGATFGAQLAGSLVRIVSPAAVGSAAVNVQYLRRAGVGTSASVGTVSVAQSVQVLLALCLLPPVAYAANADVELLGGDVLWLTPYVVGGLVVLLATGLLVLRRSPRLTRRARALVKELTRSLRAMAAHPLRALVSLTGAVLISAGLITALWASVHAFGGHLAILTVAAVLLLGTSAGNAVPVPGGLGTVDAALTAALAATGVGLAVALPAVALFRLVTLWMLLPAGAVSVGVMRRRGLL; encoded by the coding sequence GTGACCACTCTCGCCCCGGTGCCCGTCCCGGCCGCGACCTCACGTGCCCCGGGCACGGACGCGCGGCCGCGCCGTGACCTGCCCGCGGGCGGGGTCGCGGTGGCGGACCGGACGCAGACGCCGGTACGTCCGTCCACTCTCGTGCCCGCCCCCTCCACGGCGGTCCCTTCGCAGGCGGCTCCCTCCACGGCGGCTCCCTCGACGGCCGTGCCGGAGCGACGGCCCGGAATCCGGTTCTCCTGGCAGCCGCGGCAGCTCCTGCTGCTGGCCGCGGTGGCGGTGCTGGTCAGCGTGCTCGCCTACGCCAACCGGCACGCGATCGACCTCGGGCTGTGGCGCTCGCAGCTGAACCTCTGGTGGGCGGGCCTCGCGGTGTTCGGCATGGTCGTCACCCTCGCCGGCAACGCCTGGAACCTCATGGGCGCGAGCCCGGTGCGGCTGCGGTTCGGTGCGACGTTCGGTGCGCAGCTGGCCGGCTCGCTGGTCCGGATCGTGTCGCCGGCGGCGGTCGGCTCGGCCGCGGTCAACGTGCAGTACCTCCGCCGCGCCGGCGTCGGCACCTCCGCCTCGGTCGGCACCGTCTCGGTGGCGCAGAGTGTGCAGGTGCTGCTCGCGCTGTGCCTGTTGCCGCCGGTCGCGTACGCCGCCAACGCCGACGTCGAGCTCCTGGGTGGCGACGTTCTGTGGCTCACTCCGTACGTCGTGGGTGGTCTGGTGGTTCTGCTGGCCACCGGGCTCCTGGTCCTCCGGCGGTCTCCTCGGCTCACCCGCCGGGCGCGTGCGCTGGTGAAGGAGCTCACCAGGTCGCTGCGCGCGATGGCGGCGCATCCCCTGCGGGCGCTGGTCAGCCTGACCGGTGCCGTCCTCATTTCCGCCGGCCTGATCACCGCGCTGTGGGCGTCGGTGCACGCGTTCGGCGGTCACCTCGCGATCCTCACCGTCGCCGCCGTACTCCTGCTCGGCACCAGCGCCGGCAACGCCGTGCCGGTGCCGGGCGGCCTCGGCACGGTCGACGCCGCGCTGACCGCCGCGCTCGCCGCGACCGGCGTCGGGCTCGCGGTGGCACTGCCCGCGGTCGCGCTGTTCCGACTCGTCACGCTGTGGATGCTGTTGCCGGCGGGTGCGGTGAGTGTCGGCGTGATGCGCCGGCGCGGCCTGTTGTGA
- a CDS encoding type 1 glutamine amidotransferase domain-containing protein, producing MAKVAFLLADVFEDSEFHQPYDAVRDAGHEAVVVGKESGRQVTGKKGSKVTVDKGSGDVRADEFDAVVVPGGYSPDKVRTDEASVALTRGVHEAGKPVAAICHAGWVLAEADIVRGRTVTSVASIRTDLKNAGATWVDQEVVEDGNLITSRTPDDLPAFCAALLKQLP from the coding sequence ATGGCGAAGGTCGCGTTCCTCCTCGCCGACGTCTTCGAGGACTCGGAGTTCCACCAGCCCTACGACGCGGTCCGCGACGCCGGGCACGAGGCGGTCGTGGTGGGCAAGGAATCCGGCAGGCAGGTCACCGGCAAGAAAGGCTCCAAGGTCACCGTCGACAAGGGTTCGGGTGACGTACGCGCCGACGAGTTCGACGCGGTCGTCGTACCCGGCGGGTACTCCCCGGACAAGGTGCGCACCGACGAGGCGTCGGTCGCCCTCACCCGCGGCGTGCACGAGGCCGGCAAGCCGGTCGCGGCGATCTGCCACGCGGGCTGGGTGCTGGCCGAGGCCGACATCGTGCGCGGTCGCACGGTGACGTCGGTCGCCTCCATCCGTACCGACCTGAAGAACGCCGGCGCCACCTGGGTGGACCAGGAGGTCGTCGAGGACGGCAACCTGATCACCTCCCGTACGCCGGACGACCTGCCGGCGTTCTGCGCGGCGCTGCTCAAGCAGCTGCCCTGA
- a CDS encoding META domain-containing protein, whose amino-acid sequence MNTARSVSRPGRPGRPGIPGALAVGLVLLVLTGCGRATGTTTTTTTTTTTTTTGKAEPTGHTYLSTAVTEAGTPRTLAPGTRVRLEFTEDGRLAVDAGCSSMGGTVALKDDRLAVGELAGTDIGCDAPRHAQDHWLTSFLAAGPSWRVSGHRLVLTADRPHQGTRIVLLDREVAEPDRPLLGTRWDVTTLVDGDTASTIARSTDARMVFSENEMRGSDGCNGMGGPVTHTSTHLTFGMIISEARGCLDDRARVEEHVLAVIQGGDPVAYHIDGDQLTIDGPGGRGLVLTAHPTGR is encoded by the coding sequence ATGAACACCGCGCGCTCGGTCTCCCGCCCCGGTCGCCCCGGTCGCCCCGGCATCCCCGGCGCCCTCGCGGTCGGGCTGGTCCTCCTCGTCCTGACCGGCTGCGGCCGCGCGACCGGTACGACGACCACGACGACCACGACGACCACGACGACCACGACGGGGAAGGCCGAGCCGACCGGTCACACGTACCTCTCCACCGCCGTGACCGAGGCGGGCACACCGCGAACGCTCGCGCCCGGGACCCGCGTCCGGCTGGAGTTCACCGAGGACGGCCGGCTGGCCGTCGACGCGGGCTGCTCGTCCATGGGCGGGACGGTCGCGCTGAAGGACGACCGGTTGGCCGTCGGTGAGCTGGCCGGCACCGACATCGGCTGCGACGCGCCCCGGCACGCGCAGGACCACTGGCTGACGAGCTTCCTGGCCGCCGGCCCGTCCTGGCGGGTCAGCGGGCACCGGCTCGTCCTGACCGCCGACCGTCCGCACCAGGGCACCCGGATCGTGCTGCTCGACCGCGAGGTGGCAGAACCCGACCGCCCGCTGCTCGGCACCCGGTGGGACGTGACGACCCTGGTGGACGGCGACACCGCGTCCACGATCGCGCGGTCGACCGACGCCCGGATGGTCTTCTCCGAGAACGAGATGCGGGGGTCGGACGGGTGCAACGGCATGGGCGGCCCGGTGACCCACACGAGCACGCACCTGACGTTCGGAATGATCATCTCCGAGGCGAGGGGATGCCTTGACGACCGGGCGCGCGTCGAGGAACACGTCCTCGCCGTGATTCAGGGCGGGGACCCGGTGGCGTACCACATCGATGGTGACCAGCTCACCATCGACGGACCCGGCGGCAGGGGACTCGTCCTCACCGCGCACCCCACCGGCCGCTGA
- the larE gene encoding ATP-dependent sacrificial sulfur transferase LarE produces MAPDTFVVGFDLDMTLIDSRPGIAAVWDAVSARTGVAVDSALAVSRLGPPLEYEAGLWFPPEQVPDVVALYRSLYAETAIGAASLMPGAAEAIAAVRRHGGRVLVVTAKNTDHAKLHVEHHGLEVDEVIGSVWAEQKGEVLLAHGAAIYAGDHLGDVRGARAAGAFALGVATGPVPAEDLRAAGADVVLADLADFPYWLDDHLIEQRLADLDTQLAGLGSVMVAFSGGADSAFLLAAAVRALGPEKVAAATAVSPSLPDAELDPAREFAQSLGVEHHTPHTDEMAREGYRANAGDRCYFCKAELVEVLGPLAERLGFTHIATGTNADDARAGFRPGIRAAAERGAVTPLRDAGFTKEQVREASRRWGLPTWDKPAAACLSSRIAYGLAITPARLARVEQAEVALRAVLTESGTPYRNLRVRDVGDTARIEVDAELVDQVAGMDEAIEAVLAAGFEVAEVDPKGFRSGAMNELLPDPVRYR; encoded by the coding sequence GTGGCCCCGGATACGTTCGTCGTCGGTTTCGACCTGGACATGACCCTGATCGACTCCCGCCCCGGCATCGCCGCGGTGTGGGACGCGGTGTCCGCCCGCACGGGCGTCGCCGTCGACAGCGCGCTCGCGGTGAGCCGGCTCGGCCCACCGCTGGAGTACGAAGCGGGGCTGTGGTTCCCGCCCGAGCAGGTGCCCGACGTCGTCGCGCTCTACCGCAGCCTCTACGCCGAGACCGCGATCGGCGCGGCGTCGCTGATGCCGGGCGCGGCCGAGGCGATCGCCGCCGTACGCCGGCACGGCGGCCGGGTGCTGGTCGTCACCGCGAAGAACACCGACCACGCGAAGCTGCACGTCGAACACCACGGGCTGGAGGTGGACGAGGTGATCGGCAGCGTGTGGGCGGAGCAGAAGGGCGAGGTGCTGCTGGCACACGGTGCGGCCATCTATGCCGGCGACCACCTGGGTGACGTCCGCGGTGCCCGGGCCGCCGGGGCATTCGCGCTCGGCGTCGCCACCGGCCCGGTGCCCGCGGAGGACCTGCGCGCGGCCGGCGCCGACGTGGTCCTCGCCGACCTGGCCGACTTCCCGTACTGGCTGGACGACCACCTGATCGAGCAGCGGCTGGCGGACCTCGACACCCAGCTCGCGGGCCTGGGCTCGGTGATGGTGGCGTTCTCCGGCGGCGCGGACTCCGCGTTCCTGCTGGCCGCCGCGGTCCGCGCGCTCGGACCGGAGAAGGTCGCCGCCGCGACCGCCGTGTCGCCGTCCCTGCCGGACGCCGAACTCGATCCGGCCAGGGAGTTCGCCCAGTCGCTGGGCGTCGAACACCACACGCCGCACACCGACGAGATGGCCCGCGAGGGCTACCGCGCCAACGCCGGCGACCGTTGCTACTTCTGCAAGGCGGAGCTGGTGGAGGTGCTCGGCCCGCTGGCCGAGCGGCTCGGGTTCACCCACATCGCCACCGGTACCAACGCCGACGACGCGCGGGCCGGCTTCCGTCCAGGTATCCGCGCGGCGGCCGAGCGCGGCGCGGTCACGCCGTTGCGCGACGCCGGCTTCACCAAGGAGCAGGTACGCGAGGCCTCCCGGCGGTGGGGGCTGCCCACCTGGGACAAGCCGGCCGCGGCCTGCCTGTCCAGCCGGATCGCGTACGGCCTGGCGATCACCCCGGCCCGGCTGGCCCGGGTCGAACAGGCCGAGGTCGCCCTGCGGGCGGTCCTGACCGAGTCCGGTACGCCCTACCGCAACCTGCGGGTCCGCGACGTCGGCGACACCGCCCGGATCGAGGTGGACGCCGAGCTCGTCGACCAGGTGGCCGGGATGGACGAGGCGATCGAGGCGGTGCTCGCGGCCGGCTTCGAGGTGGCGGAGGTCGATCCCAAGGGCTTCCGTTCCGGTGCGATGAACGAGCTCCTGCCCGATCCGGTGCGCTACCGCTGA
- a CDS encoding cold-shock protein — MPAGKVKWYDSEKGFGFLTKDGGGDVYVRASALPAGVTALKAGQRVEFGIVEGRKGDQALSVRLLEAPPSVSKAMRKTPDEMVLIVEDLIRLLDGLETTYRRERHPDPRTSKKVSTVLRALADELEL, encoded by the coding sequence GTGCCGGCTGGCAAGGTGAAGTGGTACGACTCGGAGAAGGGCTTCGGCTTCCTCACCAAGGACGGTGGCGGTGACGTCTACGTCCGGGCGAGCGCCCTGCCCGCGGGAGTCACCGCGCTCAAGGCCGGTCAGCGGGTGGAGTTCGGCATCGTCGAGGGCCGCAAGGGCGACCAGGCGCTGTCGGTGCGGTTGCTGGAAGCCCCGCCGAGCGTGTCCAAGGCGATGCGCAAGACACCGGACGAGATGGTGCTGATCGTGGAGGACCTGATCCGGCTGCTCGACGGCCTGGAGACCACCTACCGCCGCGAGCGTCACCCGGACCCGCGTACGTCCAAGAAGGTGTCCACCGTGCTACGCGCGCTGGCCGACGAGCTGGAGCTCTGA